One window of the Natrinema sp. CBA1119 genome contains the following:
- a CDS encoding multidrug transporter produces the protein MALSLGRNSSPLVTAIGAAVALVAIVGTQVLGWEWGSGQLVPTIIGVVVAVIAVFVVLTRRG, from the coding sequence ATGGCACTCTCGCTCGGTCGGAACTCGTCTCCGCTCGTCACGGCGATTGGTGCGGCCGTCGCGCTCGTGGCGATCGTCGGCACGCAGGTGCTGGGCTGGGAGTGGGGCTCCGGACAACTCGTCCCGACAATTATCGGCGTCGTCGTCGCCGTGATTGCAGTCTTCGTGGTTCTCACCCGCCGCGGATGA
- a CDS encoding DUF5518 domain-containing protein gives MVSPLRAHTLPPAWRFALIGAIASLPAIDVLNWLPNSEGTIGGGIMIIGAFVAGVIAAIRSSDPSAAGLRAGFIGGVLGLLIFIVAAGTTATWSLRRVVFVVFAGGLVVCVAPLFGLGFGRVGGWVANTVGSRWTTNVDAS, from the coding sequence ATGGTGTCACCACTCCGCGCTCACACGCTTCCTCCAGCATGGCGATTCGCGCTCATCGGTGCGATAGCCTCGCTACCCGCCATCGACGTTCTAAACTGGCTGCCTAATTCGGAGGGGACCATCGGCGGTGGTATAATGATAATCGGAGCGTTCGTCGCAGGAGTCATCGCCGCAATCCGCTCGTCAGACCCAAGTGCTGCCGGACTCCGCGCTGGTTTCATTGGTGGCGTCCTCGGACTGCTCATATTCATTGTGGCAGCAGGGACGACGGCGACGTGGTCGCTACGTAGAGTCGTGTTTGTCGTCTTCGCCGGTGGACTGGTGGTGTGTGTTGCACCCCTGTTCGGTCTCGGATTCGGTCGTGTCGGTGGGTGGGTGGCAAACACCGTTGGCTCCCGATGGACGACCAACGTGGACGCATCATAA
- the ligA gene encoding NAD-dependent DNA ligase LigA: MSVADEDEENPYLREPPTDFTPVEDLSEDEASEQVELLREAIREHDRRYYVESEPLIADRTYDDLFARLRDLEEEFDLTHPDSPTRSVGGEPMEAFETVEHVEPMLSIDQSGEIEDVREFADRVQREVGDVEYVCEPKFDGVSMEFVYEDGSLERAVTRGDGREGDDVTRNARTIGSVPQQLHGDHPEFLAVRGEVYMPKDAFQAHNRERIERGEEPFANPRNATAGTIRQLDPAVVAERPLAVFYFDVLAASELEDTHREELERFPEFGLRVNDRVEVVNDIEDAIEYRDRMLEARDDLDYEIDGTVIKVDDREAREELGQTARHDRWAFAYKFPARAEVTPIADVAVQVGRTGRLTPVALLEPVDVGGVTVSRASLHNPEEIEAKNVNIGDTVRVQRAGDVIPYVEEVVEKDSESHYEMPETCPVCDSPVERDGPIAFCTGGLGCDAQLRRSIEYYAGDDGLDLEGLGEKSVRQLVDAGLLESVADLYELEREDLLALEGWGETSAENLLSEIEASRDPPLSDFISALGIPHVGPTTARELAREFGTFADFRAVAETEPERLEGVDDVGETVAETIHDFFTSEANADVVDGVLEHVSPQDVDIDIGGDELAGLTFVFTGSLEEMTRGDAQELVETHGANATGSVSGNTDYLVAGDNPGATKQADARDNDVPILDESEFRALLEDEGIDHG, encoded by the coding sequence ATGTCTGTCGCCGACGAGGACGAAGAGAATCCCTATCTTCGGGAGCCGCCGACCGACTTCACGCCGGTCGAGGATCTCTCGGAAGACGAGGCCAGCGAGCAGGTCGAACTGCTCCGCGAGGCCATCCGCGAGCACGACCGCCGGTACTACGTCGAGAGCGAACCCCTGATCGCCGATCGGACCTACGACGACCTCTTTGCCCGGCTGCGCGACCTCGAGGAGGAGTTCGATCTCACCCATCCCGACAGCCCCACCCGGAGCGTCGGCGGCGAGCCGATGGAGGCGTTCGAGACGGTCGAACACGTCGAACCGATGCTCTCGATCGATCAGAGCGGCGAGATTGAGGACGTGCGGGAGTTCGCGGACCGAGTGCAACGAGAGGTCGGCGATGTCGAATACGTCTGCGAACCCAAGTTCGACGGCGTCTCCATGGAGTTCGTCTACGAGGACGGATCGCTCGAGCGAGCGGTCACCCGCGGTGACGGCCGCGAAGGGGACGACGTGACGCGCAACGCACGCACCATCGGCTCCGTCCCGCAGCAACTCCACGGCGATCACCCCGAGTTCCTCGCGGTCCGGGGCGAGGTCTACATGCCCAAGGACGCCTTTCAGGCGCACAACCGCGAGCGCATCGAGCGCGGCGAGGAGCCCTTCGCCAACCCGCGGAACGCGACCGCCGGCACGATTCGACAGCTCGACCCCGCGGTCGTCGCCGAGCGCCCGCTCGCGGTCTTTTACTTCGACGTACTCGCGGCCAGCGAGCTCGAGGACACCCACCGGGAAGAACTCGAGCGCTTCCCGGAGTTCGGCCTGCGGGTGAACGACCGCGTGGAGGTAGTGAACGATATCGAGGACGCGATCGAGTACCGCGACCGCATGCTCGAGGCCCGCGACGACCTGGACTACGAGATCGACGGCACCGTCATCAAGGTCGACGACCGCGAGGCCCGCGAGGAACTCGGACAGACGGCGCGCCACGACCGCTGGGCCTTTGCCTACAAGTTCCCCGCCCGCGCGGAGGTGACGCCGATCGCCGACGTCGCGGTTCAGGTCGGCCGGACGGGACGATTGACCCCCGTCGCCCTGCTCGAGCCGGTCGACGTCGGCGGCGTCACGGTGTCGCGGGCGAGTCTGCACAACCCCGAGGAGATCGAAGCGAAGAACGTGAACATCGGCGACACCGTCCGCGTTCAGCGCGCTGGTGACGTCATCCCCTACGTCGAGGAGGTCGTCGAGAAGGACAGCGAGAGCCACTACGAGATGCCCGAGACGTGCCCCGTCTGTGACAGCCCCGTCGAGCGCGACGGGCCGATCGCCTTTTGTACCGGCGGACTCGGCTGTGACGCCCAGCTCCGGCGTTCGATCGAGTACTACGCCGGCGACGACGGCCTCGACCTCGAGGGGCTCGGCGAGAAGAGCGTCCGCCAACTGGTCGACGCCGGCTTACTCGAGTCCGTCGCGGACCTCTACGAACTCGAACGCGAGGACCTGCTGGCGCTCGAGGGGTGGGGCGAGACCAGCGCCGAAAACCTCCTGAGCGAAATCGAGGCCAGTCGCGACCCGCCGCTTTCCGACTTCATCTCGGCGCTGGGTATCCCTCACGTCGGGCCAACGACGGCCCGGGAGCTCGCTCGCGAGTTCGGCACCTTCGCGGATTTCCGCGCGGTTGCCGAGACCGAACCCGAGCGACTCGAGGGCGTCGACGACGTCGGCGAGACGGTCGCCGAGACGATACACGACTTTTTCACGAGCGAGGCGAACGCCGACGTCGTCGACGGCGTGCTCGAGCACGTCTCCCCGCAGGACGTCGACATCGACATCGGCGGCGACGAACTCGCGGGGCTCACCTTCGTCTTTACGGGCTCGCTCGAGGAGATGACCAGAGGCGACGCACAGGAACTCGTCGAAACCCACGGCGCGAACGCGACGGGGAGCGTCTCCGGAAACACTGACTACCTCGTCGCCGGTGACAATCCGGGCGCGACGAAGCAGGCGGACGCTCGGGACAACGACGTGCCGATCCTCGACGAATCCGAATTCCGAGCGTTGCTCGAGGACGAAGGGATTGACCACGGATAG
- the nrfD gene encoding NrfD/PsrC family molybdoenzyme membrane anchor subunit, translating to MGTKTPSEADILRPIGTTSKTYFAMVAVAGLALLAFLVGWAYQLQEGLAVTALGDWGSGGGVTWGIYIGAFIWWVGIAHGGIILSAAVRLLGMDRYMPVARLAELLTLAGLSAAGFYIIVHLGRPDRMVTSVVGHYHITIHNSPLVWDVTVITAYFVLTATYLSLTLRYDVSRLRDQLPDRLDPIYRLITIGYTKTEDRIVQRMVWWLALAIIIMAPLLLHGGVIPWLFAVIPTMPTWFGGVQGPQFLTIALTSAISGVIILAYSFRYAYDWDHIFTDDIFRGLLLWLGFFCLLFLWLQLQQNITGLFAAPVDLTVAALARATNPIYLTSMSLVFLTLSYIFAQTLRPTLFTKRRAVISGLAVLTATILEKVLFVVEGFLHPTFDIYAAVPGVYIPSLIELASIFGTIGMVCLFFLTVAKIVPVVELHAIKHLREDHENE from the coding sequence ATGGGGACGAAAACGCCGAGCGAGGCCGACATTCTGCGGCCGATCGGAACGACCTCGAAAACGTACTTCGCGATGGTCGCCGTGGCGGGACTGGCGCTTCTCGCCTTCCTCGTCGGCTGGGCCTACCAGCTGCAGGAGGGCCTAGCCGTCACCGCGCTCGGTGACTGGGGGAGCGGCGGCGGCGTCACGTGGGGAATCTACATCGGCGCCTTCATCTGGTGGGTGGGCATCGCCCACGGCGGGATCATCCTCTCGGCCGCGGTCCGTCTGCTGGGGATGGATCGCTACATGCCGGTCGCACGACTCGCCGAGTTGCTGACTCTCGCCGGGCTGTCCGCGGCGGGCTTTTACATCATCGTCCACCTCGGCCGGCCGGACCGGATGGTCACGAGCGTCGTCGGTCACTACCACATCACGATCCACAACTCGCCGCTGGTGTGGGACGTGACCGTCATCACGGCTTACTTCGTATTGACGGCGACCTATCTCTCGCTCACCCTGCGTTACGACGTCAGCCGACTGCGCGACCAGCTTCCCGACCGGCTCGATCCGATCTATCGGCTCATCACGATCGGTTACACCAAGACGGAAGATCGGATCGTCCAGCGTATGGTCTGGTGGCTCGCGCTCGCGATCATCATCATGGCCCCGCTCTTGCTCCACGGCGGCGTCATTCCATGGCTGTTCGCGGTGATCCCGACGATGCCGACCTGGTTCGGCGGCGTACAGGGGCCGCAGTTTCTCACCATCGCGCTCACGTCGGCCATCAGCGGCGTGATCATCCTCGCCTACTCGTTTCGCTACGCCTACGACTGGGACCACATCTTCACCGACGACATCTTCCGCGGACTGCTCCTCTGGCTCGGCTTCTTCTGTCTGCTCTTCCTGTGGCTGCAGCTCCAGCAGAACATCACCGGGCTATTCGCCGCACCCGTCGACCTGACCGTCGCAGCGCTGGCCAGAGCGACCAACCCCATCTACCTCACCTCGATGTCGCTGGTCTTCCTGACTCTGTCGTACATTTTCGCCCAGACGCTCCGGCCGACGCTGTTCACCAAGCGACGGGCCGTCATCTCCGGCCTCGCCGTCCTCACCGCGACGATCCTCGAGAAGGTGCTGTTCGTCGTCGAGGGGTTCCTTCACCCGACGTTCGATATCTACGCGGCCGTCCCGGGCGTCTACATCCCGAGCCTGATCGAACTCGCGTCGATCTTCGGGACGATCGGCATGGTCTGTCTGTTCTTCCTCACCGTCGCCAAAATAGTTCCCGTGGTCGAACTCCACGCGATCAAACACCTGCGTGAGGACCACGAGAACGAATGA
- a CDS encoding ABC transporter permease, which produces MSTDTGTGTGSVDSGGSASSSINLESVRAVAKKDFQDAVRSWLFWGLSAFFFALLVVVTGALSYFGNDIAAQGATTDMLVVFVSQITKVVVPLIALVLGWKSIAGERESGSIKVLLSLPHSRKDVLLGKLLGRSAVLSLSLTVGFVLAAVVVAALLGAFDIVDYAGLLAMSIIYGVAYMSIAVTLSSLTRSTTIAGAAMGSVFLMFYVIWNSLESVFGLLGEREILFFDTVTYTVESGGRTFELTRPEDWAYFIINLDPGQAYTNGLTLLTDVDALENQSVASAQMFGGELPIFLQDWFSFLILLLWIVIPTVIALSRFDRVDL; this is translated from the coding sequence ATGAGCACCGATACGGGTACCGGAACGGGATCGGTGGATTCGGGCGGCTCGGCCTCGAGTTCCATCAACCTCGAGAGCGTCCGCGCGGTCGCGAAGAAGGACTTTCAGGACGCCGTCCGCTCGTGGCTGTTCTGGGGGCTGAGCGCGTTCTTCTTCGCGCTCCTGGTCGTCGTGACCGGGGCGCTTTCGTACTTCGGCAATGACATCGCAGCGCAGGGAGCGACGACCGACATGCTGGTCGTCTTCGTCAGCCAGATCACGAAAGTCGTCGTCCCCCTGATCGCGCTGGTCCTGGGCTGGAAGTCGATCGCGGGCGAGCGCGAGTCCGGGAGCATCAAAGTCCTCCTCTCGCTGCCCCACTCTCGAAAGGACGTGCTGCTCGGGAAACTGCTCGGACGGTCGGCCGTCCTCTCGCTGTCACTGACAGTCGGCTTCGTGCTCGCCGCCGTCGTCGTCGCGGCGTTGCTCGGTGCCTTCGATATCGTCGATTACGCCGGGCTGCTCGCGATGTCGATCATCTACGGCGTCGCCTACATGAGCATCGCCGTCACGCTCTCCTCGCTGACGCGCTCGACGACCATCGCCGGAGCCGCGATGGGTAGCGTCTTCCTCATGTTCTACGTCATCTGGAACAGTCTGGAGAGTGTCTTCGGCCTGCTCGGCGAGCGCGAAATCCTCTTTTTCGACACCGTCACGTACACGGTGGAGTCGGGGGGACGAACCTTTGAACTCACCCGGCCCGAAGATTGGGCGTACTTCATCATAAACCTCGATCCCGGACAGGCGTACACCAACGGGCTGACCTTGCTTACCGACGTCGACGCCCTCGAAAACCAGTCCGTCGCCAGTGCACAGATGTTCGGTGGTGAACTGCCGATATTCCTGCAGGACTGGTTCTCGTTCCTGATCCTGTTGCTCTGGATCGTCATTCCGACCGTAATCGCACTCTCCCGGTTCGATCGCGTCGATCTCTGA
- a CDS encoding GNAT family N-acetyltransferase, producing MEIRPATRDDREQIRAVARETWHDTYDELDDETIDETIDEWYGDEALETALSKPGTAFLVAEADGDLVGFTHGVVTAEEGDILRMSVHPGHQGERIGTALYERLREDLRDFNMERMRAIDLASNESGREFYETHGFEPTDEDEVEIGGEQRREVVYTLEL from the coding sequence ATGGAGATCAGACCAGCCACCCGCGACGATCGCGAACAGATCAGGGCCGTCGCCCGCGAGACGTGGCACGACACCTACGACGAACTCGACGATGAGACGATCGACGAGACGATCGATGAGTGGTACGGCGACGAGGCCCTCGAGACGGCGCTGTCGAAACCCGGTACCGCCTTCCTCGTTGCAGAAGCCGACGGCGACCTCGTCGGCTTCACCCACGGCGTCGTCACGGCGGAGGAAGGCGACATCCTTCGGATGTCTGTCCACCCGGGCCACCAGGGCGAGAGGATCGGAACCGCGCTGTACGAGCGGCTGCGAGAGGATCTTCGGGACTTCAACATGGAGCGAATGCGCGCGATCGACCTCGCCTCGAACGAGAGCGGCCGGGAGTTCTACGAGACCCACGGGTTCGAACCGACCGACGAGGACGAGGTTGAAATCGGCGGCGAGCAGCGACGGGAAGTGGTCTACACGCTCGAGTTGTAG
- a CDS encoding GNAT family N-acetyltransferase, whose translation MNVRSATSDDFEAITAVARDTWHDTYDELEADMIDRTVDDWYTDDSMPLEAPGTVVLVAERAEERSADGSRTESDERDGDLVGFTHAVVQGETADILRMYVHPDHQGKGIGSELHEQLMAEIESQEAERVRSFDFAFNDASRAFYEGLGFEQTDEGEVEIDGEFYPEAVYTLEL comes from the coding sequence ATGAACGTTCGATCCGCGACGTCCGACGACTTCGAGGCGATCACAGCCGTCGCCCGCGACACCTGGCACGACACCTACGACGAACTCGAGGCCGACATGATCGATCGGACCGTCGACGACTGGTACACCGACGACTCGATGCCGCTCGAGGCTCCCGGGACGGTCGTTCTCGTCGCCGAGCGCGCGGAGGAACGGTCCGCGGATGGGAGTCGGACGGAGTCCGACGAACGCGACGGCGACCTCGTCGGCTTTACCCACGCGGTCGTCCAGGGCGAGACGGCCGACATCCTCCGGATGTACGTCCACCCGGACCACCAGGGCAAGGGGATCGGCTCCGAACTCCACGAGCAGCTGATGGCGGAGATCGAATCCCAGGAGGCCGAGCGGGTCCGGTCGTTCGACTTCGCGTTCAACGACGCCAGCCGCGCTTTCTACGAGGGACTTGGCTTCGAGCAGACCGACGAGGGAGAAGTCGAAATCGACGGCGAGTTCTACCCCGAGGCGGTCTACACGCTCGAGCTGTAG
- a CDS encoding TRC40/GET3/ArsA family transport-energizing ATPase, producing the protein MTDCICYGGKGGVGKTTCAAATGLSLAAAGRRTLVVSTDPAHSLADSLEADIRPEPTELEVPASLEGAETAATLEIDDDQSGRLWAVEIDPETQRERYEKLARALAAGLRSAGISLSDAEVEELFAGGAPAGSDEIAALDLLVEYVDSGEWDVVVFDTAPTGHTLRLFDMPGAMGRALETAQSLRGQAKRIGNAARTAVLGPMSMLGGQRDDEDESLAAFQGRLERARDLLTDPERTEFRVVLIPEAMAIAESERLVARLREAGVSVERVVVNRVLEDPHESCPRCQSRQARHEERLAEIRETFPGLEVVTLPDLEGEVQGGESLAVIAERLPT; encoded by the coding sequence GTGACCGACTGCATCTGCTACGGCGGCAAGGGCGGCGTCGGCAAGACGACCTGCGCCGCGGCGACCGGGCTCTCGCTGGCCGCCGCGGGTCGGCGGACGCTCGTCGTCTCGACCGACCCCGCTCACTCGCTTGCCGACTCGCTCGAGGCCGATATCAGACCGGAGCCGACCGAACTCGAGGTGCCCGCCTCGCTCGAGGGAGCCGAGACGGCCGCGACGCTCGAGATCGACGACGACCAATCGGGGAGACTCTGGGCCGTCGAGATCGATCCCGAAACGCAGCGAGAGCGCTACGAGAAACTGGCGCGGGCGCTGGCGGCGGGCCTCCGTAGCGCCGGGATCAGTCTCTCTGACGCGGAGGTCGAGGAACTCTTCGCGGGCGGCGCGCCGGCCGGCAGCGACGAGATCGCGGCGCTCGACCTGCTGGTCGAGTACGTCGACTCCGGCGAGTGGGACGTCGTCGTCTTCGATACCGCGCCGACGGGCCACACCCTGCGGCTGTTCGACATGCCCGGGGCCATGGGACGCGCGCTCGAGACGGCCCAGTCGCTTCGCGGCCAGGCGAAGCGGATCGGCAACGCGGCCCGGACGGCGGTGCTCGGGCCGATGTCGATGCTCGGCGGGCAGCGCGACGACGAGGACGAGAGCCTCGCGGCGTTTCAGGGCCGCCTCGAGCGCGCTCGCGACCTGCTCACCGATCCCGAGCGGACCGAGTTTCGAGTCGTCCTGATTCCGGAGGCGATGGCCATCGCGGAGTCAGAACGCCTCGTCGCGCGGCTTCGCGAGGCCGGCGTGTCGGTCGAGCGGGTGGTGGTGAATCGGGTACTCGAGGACCCACACGAGAGCTGTCCGCGCTGTCAGTCGCGGCAGGCGCGCCACGAGGAACGGCTCGCTGAAATCCGCGAGACGTTTCCGGGACTCGAGGTGGTGACGCTACCCGACCTCGAGGGGGAGGTGCAGGGCGGGGAGTCGCTGGCGGTGATCGCCGAGCGGCTACCGACCTGA
- a CDS encoding excinuclease ABC subunit C, whose translation MNADAVRERAGSLPREPGVYQFREDGTTLYVGKAIDLRSRVRSYADPRSARIRRMVDRADGIEIAVTDTETQALLLEANLIKRHQPRYNVRLKDDKSYPMVQLTAHDAPRIEITRDPDESATVFGPYTSKTQVETVVKALRETYGVRGCSDHKYAGRERPCLDYEMGLCTAPCTREIDLERYAQDVTAVERFLEGETGILTDPLRREMEAAAESQNFERAANLRDRLETVAAFHGEGGEAVQSTGDERGVDVLGVAIEGEDATVARLRAERGKLIDRDRHTLEAPGSAGVDADGGADGVPSVLAAFIVQYYAERELPDALLLPERHGDDEVAAWLEAEGVAVRVPGAGREAKLVELALKNARRNVGRRDECGMLADALEIDSARRIEGFDVSHAQGKAAVGSDVTFVDGSAEKADYRRKKLTDQNDDYDNMRTLLEWRASRAVEDRDDRPDPDLLLIDGGEGQLDAARDALETVGWDVPAVALAKAEERVVTPRRTFSWPSDAPHLHLLQRVRGEAHRFAVQYHQTVRDEVKTVLDDVQGVGPETRKRLLGRFGSVENVRDASLEDLRSVEGIGEKTAETIRSRL comes from the coding sequence ATGAACGCCGACGCGGTTCGCGAGCGCGCCGGATCGTTGCCCCGAGAGCCCGGCGTCTACCAGTTCCGGGAGGACGGAACCACCCTCTACGTCGGGAAAGCGATCGATCTCCGCAGCCGGGTCCGATCCTACGCCGATCCCCGCAGCGCGCGGATCCGTCGGATGGTCGACCGCGCCGACGGGATCGAGATCGCCGTCACCGACACCGAGACGCAGGCGCTGCTGCTCGAGGCGAACCTGATCAAGCGCCACCAGCCACGCTACAACGTCCGGCTCAAGGACGACAAATCGTATCCGATGGTCCAGCTGACGGCCCACGACGCCCCGCGGATCGAAATTACGCGCGATCCTGATGAGTCCGCGACCGTCTTCGGCCCCTACACCAGCAAGACGCAGGTCGAGACGGTCGTGAAGGCGCTGCGGGAGACGTACGGCGTGCGGGGCTGCTCGGATCACAAGTACGCGGGCCGCGAGCGGCCGTGTCTGGACTACGAGATGGGACTCTGTACCGCGCCCTGCACTCGCGAGATCGACCTCGAGCGCTACGCGCAAGACGTCACCGCCGTCGAGCGCTTCCTCGAGGGCGAGACCGGAATCCTCACGGATCCGCTCCGGCGGGAGATGGAAGCCGCCGCGGAATCGCAGAACTTCGAGCGCGCGGCGAACCTGCGGGACCGACTCGAGACCGTCGCGGCCTTCCACGGCGAGGGCGGCGAGGCGGTTCAGTCGACCGGTGACGAGCGGGGCGTCGACGTGCTCGGCGTCGCGATCGAGGGCGAGGACGCGACCGTCGCCCGACTGCGCGCGGAACGCGGTAAACTGATCGACCGGGACCGGCACACGCTCGAGGCGCCCGGCTCCGCGGGGGTCGACGCCGACGGCGGGGCTGACGGCGTTCCGAGCGTTCTGGCGGCGTTCATCGTCCAGTACTACGCCGAACGCGAACTGCCCGACGCCCTGCTCCTGCCCGAGCGCCACGGCGACGACGAGGTCGCGGCCTGGCTCGAGGCCGAAGGGGTCGCCGTCCGGGTCCCAGGCGCGGGCCGAGAGGCGAAACTCGTCGAACTCGCGCTGAAGAACGCCAGACGCAACGTGGGTCGTCGCGACGAGTGCGGCATGCTCGCTGACGCCCTCGAGATCGACTCAGCCCGGCGGATCGAGGGCTTCGACGTGAGCCACGCCCAGGGGAAAGCGGCGGTCGGCAGCGACGTCACCTTCGTCGACGGCAGCGCCGAGAAGGCGGACTACCGGCGGAAGAAGCTCACCGACCAGAACGACGACTACGACAACATGCGCACCCTGCTCGAGTGGCGCGCCAGCCGCGCCGTCGAGGACCGCGACGACCGGCCCGACCCCGATCTATTGCTGATCGACGGCGGCGAGGGGCAACTCGATGCCGCCCGCGACGCGCTCGAGACGGTCGGCTGGGACGTGCCCGCGGTGGCGCTGGCGAAAGCCGAGGAGCGCGTGGTCACGCCCCGTCGAACGTTCTCATGGCCGAGCGACGCGCCGCACCTGCACCTCCTCCAGCGCGTGCGAGGCGAGGCCCACCGCTTCGCGGTGCAGTACCACCAGACCGTCCGCGACGAGGTCAAAACGGTGCTCGACGACGTCCAGGGAGTCGGCCCCGAAACTCGAAAACGGCTTCTGGGACGGTTCGGCAGCGTCGAGAACGTTCGGGACGCGAGCCTCGAGGACCTCCGAAGCGTCGAGGGGATCGGCGAGAAGACCGCCGAGACCATCAGATCGAGACTCTGA
- a CDS encoding HalOD1 output domain-containing protein — translation MHRDHHREDPAADDRAGTLVAEHANEPTTVALLRAIAAMEGVPEHDLDPLYETIDPAAMEQLMAHSDRHDCDVTVEFTYEGYVVRVRNGGDVRIVAEA, via the coding sequence ATGCACCGAGACCACCACCGCGAAGACCCGGCCGCCGATGACAGAGCCGGAACTCTGGTCGCGGAGCACGCGAACGAACCGACGACTGTCGCGCTCCTCCGCGCCATCGCTGCGATGGAAGGAGTTCCCGAACACGACCTCGATCCGTTGTACGAAACGATCGACCCGGCCGCGATGGAACAGTTGATGGCCCATTCGGACAGACACGATTGCGACGTGACTGTCGAATTCACGTACGAGGGATACGTCGTCCGCGTCCGTAACGGCGGAGATGTCCGGATAGTGGCCGAAGCGTAG
- a CDS encoding translation initiation factor — MADNDDLDDLLDELDSQGDLETSQQVLSLRTESRRYDKPVTIIEGFDLTQSEIESTASDLKSSLGTGGTVDEGRIELQGDHRDRVPELLRDRGFDVRE, encoded by the coding sequence ATGGCAGACAACGACGACCTCGACGACCTGCTCGACGAACTCGACAGCCAGGGGGACCTCGAGACGTCCCAGCAAGTACTGTCGCTGCGGACGGAGAGTCGGCGCTACGACAAACCGGTGACGATCATCGAGGGCTTCGACCTCACACAGTCGGAAATCGAATCGACCGCCTCGGACCTCAAGAGTTCGCTCGGGACGGGCGGAACGGTCGATGAGGGTCGTATCGAACTGCAAGGCGACCACCGTGATCGCGTCCCGGAACTGCTTCGGGATCGAGGGTTCGACGTTCGAGAGTGA
- a CDS encoding ABC transporter ATP-binding protein: MPAITVDNLTKSFGQTVALDDLSFRVEEGEVFGFLGPNGAGKSTTINIVLDFARPTAGEVSVLGMDAQRYSRDIRQRTGVLPEGVELYDRLTARQHLEFAIDSKNADDDPEALLERVGLVDAIDRKAGGYSKGMAQRLMLAMALVGEPDLLILDEPSTGLDPNGAREMREIVREENERGATVFFSSHIMEQVEAVCDRVGILREGEMVAVDSVEGLRDSVEGGTTLRVTVDRIDDDALQAVRSLPDVSDATVQGQSPPTVVVAVDGSKTAVLSALEDRGIEVRDFETTEASLEDVFQSYTTDAGTEVHAR; this comes from the coding sequence ATGCCCGCTATCACAGTCGACAACCTGACCAAGTCGTTTGGTCAAACCGTCGCACTCGATGATCTCTCCTTCCGGGTCGAAGAGGGCGAGGTGTTCGGCTTCCTCGGTCCCAACGGCGCCGGTAAATCCACGACGATCAACATCGTTCTGGACTTCGCCCGCCCGACGGCCGGCGAGGTCAGCGTTCTCGGAATGGACGCCCAGCGCTACAGCCGGGACATCCGACAACGAACCGGCGTCCTCCCAGAGGGCGTCGAGTTGTACGACCGGCTTACCGCCCGCCAGCACCTCGAGTTCGCGATCGACTCGAAGAACGCCGACGACGACCCCGAAGCGCTGCTCGAGCGAGTCGGCCTGGTCGACGCCATCGACAGGAAGGCCGGCGGCTACTCGAAGGGGATGGCCCAGCGGCTCATGCTCGCGATGGCGCTGGTCGGCGAGCCGGACCTGCTGATCCTCGACGAGCCCTCGACCGGGCTCGACCCCAACGGGGCCCGCGAGATGCGCGAGATCGTCCGCGAGGAGAACGAGCGGGGCGCGACCGTCTTCTTCTCGAGTCACATCATGGAACAGGTCGAGGCGGTCTGCGACCGCGTCGGCATCCTCCGGGAGGGCGAGATGGTCGCCGTCGACTCCGTCGAGGGACTGCGCGACTCCGTCGAAGGCGGAACAACGCTACGGGTCACCGTCGATCGGATCGACGACGACGCGCTGCAGGCGGTCCGCTCGCTTCCCGATGTCAGTGACGCCACCGTCCAAGGGCAGAGTCCGCCGACGGTCGTCGTCGCCGTCGACGGCTCCAAGACGGCCGTCCTCTCCGCGCTCGAGGACCGCGGCATCGAGGTCCGGGACTTCGAGACGACCGAAGCGTCGCTCGAGGACGTCTTCCAGTCGTATACGACCGACGCCGGGACGGAGGTGCACGCGCGATGA